A single genomic interval of Deltaproteobacteria bacterium harbors:
- a CDS encoding ABC transporter ATP-binding protein has product MIEVSHLLKSYRDLKAVNDVSFKVAKGEILGFLGPNGAGKTTTMRMITGVLPPTSGTVKVAGFDVFEQPMEVKKRIGYLPETPPVYTDMTVRAYLRFVAEIKGVSRKAREAEVDRVAVKTNSDKFVHRVIGNLSKGQRQRVGLAQALLGDPEVLILDEPTIGLDPAQIIEVRELIKSLAGKHTIVLSTHILPEVVATCQRVLMIAQGRIVADDTLAGLQKAHASAATADGGMGPAPSLEEIFLKLTSA; this is encoded by the coding sequence TTCAAGGTCGCCAAAGGCGAAATCCTCGGCTTTCTCGGTCCGAACGGCGCCGGCAAGACCACCACCATGCGGATGATCACCGGCGTGCTCCCACCGACTTCGGGTACGGTGAAGGTGGCCGGCTTCGACGTCTTCGAGCAGCCGATGGAAGTGAAGAAGCGCATCGGCTACCTGCCGGAGACGCCGCCGGTCTACACGGACATGACCGTGCGCGCGTACCTGCGCTTCGTCGCCGAGATCAAGGGCGTTTCGCGCAAGGCGCGGGAAGCCGAGGTGGATCGGGTGGCCGTCAAGACCAATTCCGACAAGTTCGTCCACCGCGTGATCGGAAACCTCTCCAAGGGCCAGCGCCAGCGCGTCGGCCTGGCGCAGGCGCTGCTCGGCGACCCGGAGGTGCTGATCCTCGACGAGCCCACGATCGGTCTCGACCCTGCCCAGATCATCGAGGTGCGCGAGCTGATCAAGTCGCTGGCCGGCAAGCACACCATCGTGCTCTCCACCCACATCCTCCCCGAGGTGGTGGCCACCTGCCAGCGCGTGCTGATGATCGCCCAGGGCAGGATCGTCGCCGACGATACGCTGGCCGGACTGCAGAAGGCCCACGCCAGCGCCGCCACCGCCGACGGCGGGATGGGGCCCGCTCCCTCTCTCGAAGAGATTTTCCTCAAGCTCACCTCGGCCTGA